The Tardiphaga alba genome includes a window with the following:
- a CDS encoding tRNA (cytidine(34)-2'-O)-methyltransferase, which yields MRIALYQPDIPQNTGTILRLCACLDVEAHIIEPAGFPISDRHFRRAGMDYLDQVSIVRHISWRHFDDWRREAGHRLALFTTKGAESYLAHSYSDNEILLFGRESAGVPEDVAATADSRVVIPMRESLRSINLAMTVAMALGEALRQTRG from the coding sequence ATGCGCATCGCCCTTTACCAGCCCGATATCCCGCAAAACACAGGCACCATCCTGCGGCTTTGCGCCTGCCTCGATGTCGAGGCGCATATCATCGAGCCCGCCGGCTTCCCGATCTCCGACCGCCACTTCCGCCGCGCCGGGATGGACTATCTCGATCAGGTGAGCATCGTCCGTCACATCTCATGGCGGCATTTCGACGACTGGCGTCGCGAGGCCGGCCACCGACTCGCATTGTTCACCACCAAGGGCGCCGAGTCCTATCTCGCGCACAGCTATAGCGACAACGAGATCCTGCTGTTCGGTCGCGAGAGCGCCGGCGTGCCGGAAGATGTCGCGGCCACCGCGGACAGCCGTGTCGTGATCCCCATGCGCGAGAGCCTGCGCTCGATCAATCTGGCGATGACGGTGGCAATGGCGCTCGGCGAAGCTCTTCGCCAGACGCGCGGATAG
- a CDS encoding PepSY-associated TM helix domain-containing protein, whose protein sequence is MRSIFGRLHRWAGLLTAAFLFFSGVTGAIISWDHELDDLLNAKLKDVSTQGPAKSSIELANLIEQRDPRARVIHMNMTPEKNESLSFFVLPRIDPATQKRYSIDYNQVFLDPNTGEELGKRYWGAVWPVTRENFVSFLYKLHYTMHIPEFWGSDRWGMRILGIIAIIWTIDCFVGFYLTLPSRKRAKAGRAPSVERELGKGFWARWKPAWMIKTSGSAYRINFDIHRAFSLWTWALLFIIAFTAFSLNLWFEVFAPMMKKVSDYTPSPYETREYRHLDKPIEPKMTWAQIYERAQADGKARGWTTPVGSLFYGPAHGVYQVGFFEPGDDHGAAGVGPAQLYYDSEDGRPLGQKLPWVGTAADIFVQMQFPMHSGRILGLPGRILISLMGLVVAALSVTGVVIWWKKRRARVRVREATTSTANTRLAPAE, encoded by the coding sequence ATGAGATCGATTTTCGGGCGCCTGCATCGCTGGGCCGGACTGCTCACTGCAGCCTTCCTGTTCTTTTCCGGCGTCACCGGTGCAATCATCTCGTGGGATCACGAGCTGGATGACCTGCTGAACGCAAAGCTGAAGGACGTCAGCACCCAGGGCCCGGCGAAATCCTCCATCGAGCTCGCCAACCTGATCGAACAGCGCGACCCGCGTGCGCGCGTCATTCATATGAACATGACGCCGGAGAAGAACGAGTCACTGTCGTTCTTCGTGCTGCCGCGCATCGATCCGGCGACGCAGAAGCGCTACTCCATCGACTACAATCAGGTGTTCCTCGATCCCAACACCGGCGAGGAACTCGGCAAGCGCTATTGGGGCGCCGTGTGGCCGGTGACGCGCGAGAACTTCGTCTCGTTTCTCTACAAGCTGCATTACACCATGCACATCCCCGAATTCTGGGGCAGCGATCGCTGGGGCATGCGCATCCTCGGCATCATCGCCATCATCTGGACCATCGACTGCTTTGTCGGCTTTTACCTGACGCTGCCCTCGCGCAAGCGTGCCAAGGCAGGCCGCGCGCCGTCGGTGGAACGTGAACTCGGCAAAGGCTTCTGGGCGCGCTGGAAGCCGGCCTGGATGATCAAGACGTCGGGCAGCGCCTATCGCATCAATTTCGACATCCACCGCGCATTCAGCCTGTGGACCTGGGCTCTCCTTTTCATCATCGCCTTCACCGCATTCTCTCTGAACCTCTGGTTCGAGGTGTTTGCGCCGATGATGAAGAAGGTCTCCGACTACACGCCATCGCCCTACGAGACCCGCGAATATCGCCACCTCGACAAACCGATCGAACCGAAGATGACCTGGGCGCAGATCTATGAACGCGCGCAGGCCGACGGCAAGGCACGCGGATGGACTACGCCCGTTGGTTCGCTGTTCTATGGCCCCGCACATGGCGTCTATCAGGTCGGTTTCTTCGAACCCGGCGATGATCACGGCGCCGCTGGCGTTGGCCCCGCGCAGCTTTACTACGACAGCGAGGACGGCCGTCCGCTCGGACAGAAGCTGCCCTGGGTCGGCACCGCGGCGGACATCTTCGTGCAGATGCAGTTCCCGATGCATTCGGGCCGTATCCTGGGTCTTCCCGGCCGCATCCTGATCTCTCTCATGGGCCTCGTGGTCGCAGCACTGTCTGTCACCGGCGTAGTGATCTGGTGGAAGAAACGCCGTGCCCGCGTGCGCGTCCGCGAGGCGACGACATCGACCGCGAACACGCGCCTCGCTCCGGCAGAGTGA
- a CDS encoding TonB-dependent siderophore receptor — MTVDAPQQRARPATARPARRATSRATRANRTARAPQAAPAVASAGSGERAGGPVAGFVATRSGSGTKTDTPLIETPQSISVVTRDQVTNQGAGSVGEALRYTAGVSGDVNGGSDTRFGGLQIRGFDMTMPGLYLDGLRLPSSQYVHFLGLEPYGAERLEVVKGPSSAMYGGSGTGGLLNYVSKLPTARQFGEVSISGGSFNRFQGEFDFGGAANKEGTVLYRLTGVVRDSDTQVDFSKNNRVFIAPAVTFKPNEDTSITFLSNYQKDKAGWGLQFFPPSGTVWANNGRTIPVSRFGGEPGMNQFDTEQASVGYLFSHNINDALTFKQNLRYSYMYNQQASFYGTGYADAADEAAGLMGRGGSAGDSTINSFAVDNQLQGKFKTGILAHTVLFGIDYRNTTFRDRADGYTTGKINIFNPVYTNAWVNTGPEDNTGVKQSQVGIYLQDQIKLGNLSFQLGGRQDFVTTDVDATLQGIRDSTNASAFTGRAAVMYNFDSGVAPYVSYSESFLPVLNTDGLGKLLNPETGKQYEVGIKYQPVGVNALITLAAFDLTRANVVTFPPPTYDAVQTGEINSRGIELEGTATLTEGFNIRGAYSYIHAKVTKDPVNVGNAPTTVPLNRFALWTDYTFQGGPLAGIQVGGGVRYVGSTFGDDANTFKVPASTAIDALVAYSKDNWRMALNLTNLADTRYVAACYGYTSCFYAEGRKAIAKLTYRW, encoded by the coding sequence GTGACCGTGGATGCCCCACAGCAGCGCGCCCGGCCGGCGACTGCCCGTCCTGCCCGGCGCGCCACCAGCCGCGCAACCCGCGCCAATCGTACCGCCCGGGCGCCGCAGGCGGCGCCGGCAGTCGCATCGGCCGGCTCCGGCGAGCGCGCGGGCGGGCCTGTCGCGGGCTTCGTCGCCACCCGCAGCGGCTCGGGCACCAAGACCGACACGCCGCTGATCGAAACCCCGCAATCGATCTCGGTCGTGACGCGCGACCAGGTCACCAACCAGGGCGCCGGCTCGGTCGGCGAGGCACTGCGCTACACCGCCGGCGTCAGCGGCGACGTGAACGGCGGCTCGGACACACGCTTCGGCGGCCTGCAGATCCGTGGCTTCGACATGACGATGCCGGGCCTCTATCTCGACGGGTTGCGGCTACCGAGCAGCCAGTATGTGCATTTCCTCGGCTTGGAACCCTACGGCGCCGAGCGCCTGGAAGTCGTGAAGGGCCCCTCTTCCGCTATGTATGGCGGCAGCGGCACCGGCGGCCTGCTCAATTATGTGAGTAAGCTGCCCACCGCGCGCCAGTTCGGCGAGGTCTCGATCTCCGGCGGTAGCTTCAACCGCTTCCAGGGCGAATTCGATTTCGGCGGCGCCGCCAACAAGGAAGGCACGGTGCTCTATCGCCTGACCGGCGTGGTGCGCGACAGCGACACGCAGGTGGACTTCTCCAAGAACAACCGCGTCTTCATCGCCCCGGCCGTGACCTTCAAGCCGAACGAAGACACCAGCATCACGTTCCTGTCCAACTATCAAAAGGACAAAGCGGGCTGGGGCCTGCAATTCTTCCCGCCGTCGGGCACCGTATGGGCGAACAATGGCCGTACCATTCCGGTCAGTCGCTTCGGTGGCGAGCCCGGCATGAACCAGTTCGACACCGAGCAGGCATCGGTCGGCTACCTGTTCTCGCACAACATCAATGATGCGCTGACCTTCAAGCAGAACCTGCGCTATTCCTACATGTACAACCAGCAGGCCAGCTTCTACGGCACCGGATACGCGGACGCCGCAGATGAAGCTGCGGGCCTGATGGGACGCGGCGGCAGCGCCGGCGATTCCACCATCAACTCCTTCGCCGTCGATAACCAACTGCAAGGAAAGTTCAAAACCGGCATTCTCGCCCACACGGTGCTGTTCGGCATCGACTACCGCAACACCACGTTCCGCGACCGCGCCGACGGCTACACCACCGGCAAGATCAATATCTTCAACCCGGTTTACACCAATGCCTGGGTCAACACTGGACCGGAAGACAACACCGGCGTGAAGCAGTCGCAGGTCGGCATCTATCTGCAGGACCAGATCAAGCTCGGCAATCTGTCGTTCCAGCTCGGCGGTCGGCAGGACTTCGTCACCACCGATGTCGATGCGACGCTGCAGGGCATCAGGGATTCCACCAATGCCTCGGCCTTCACCGGCCGCGCCGCGGTCATGTATAATTTTGATAGCGGCGTTGCGCCCTATGTCAGCTATTCGGAATCCTTCCTGCCGGTGCTCAACACGGATGGCCTCGGCAAATTGCTGAATCCGGAAACCGGCAAGCAATACGAAGTCGGCATCAAATATCAGCCGGTCGGCGTGAATGCGCTGATCACCCTGGCGGCATTCGACCTCACGCGCGCCAATGTCGTCACCTTCCCGCCGCCGACTTATGACGCGGTCCAGACCGGCGAGATCAATTCGCGCGGCATCGAGCTCGAAGGTACCGCAACCCTCACCGAAGGCTTCAACATCCGCGGCGCCTATTCCTACATCCACGCCAAGGTCACGAAGGATCCCGTGAATGTCGGCAATGCCCCGACCACGGTTCCCCTCAACCGCTTCGCGCTGTGGACCGACTACACGTTCCAGGGCGGCCCGCTGGCCGGCATCCAGGTCGGCGGCGGCGTGCGTTATGTCGGTTCGACCTTCGGCGACGACGCCAACACCTTCAAGGTTCCCGCATCGACGGCCATCGATGCTCTGGTCGCCTATTCGAAGGACAACTGGCGCATGGCCCTCAACCTGACCAATCTCGCCGATACCCGCTATGTGGCCGCCTGCTACGGCTATACGAGCTGCTTCTATGCGGAGGGCCGCAAGGCGATCGCCAAGCTCACTTACCGCTGGTGA